Proteins encoded within one genomic window of Flavobacterium oreochromis:
- a CDS encoding RNA polymerase sigma factor, which translates to MNTELEKSFVSQLKDNQNLVHKICRLYTQNEEEHNDLFQEITIQLWKAYPQFRGDSKFSTWAYRVALNTAITLYRKSSKSIRTVEFETGRHFVLQEDYNYQEEENLKLLYKAVYQLNDIEKALVFMYLEDKDYNEISETLGISEVNARVKMNRIKTKLKQIINP; encoded by the coding sequence ATGAATACTGAATTAGAAAAATCATTTGTGAGTCAACTAAAAGATAACCAAAATTTGGTTCACAAAATTTGTAGGCTTTATACCCAAAATGAAGAAGAACACAACGATTTATTTCAAGAAATTACAATTCAATTATGGAAAGCATATCCTCAATTCAGAGGGGATTCTAAGTTTTCAACTTGGGCTTATAGAGTAGCTCTTAATACAGCCATTACTTTATATAGAAAATCTTCCAAATCAATTCGTACTGTTGAATTTGAAACTGGCAGACACTTTGTATTACAAGAAGACTATAATTATCAGGAAGAAGAAAATTTAAAATTACTCTACAAAGCCGTATATCAACTTAATGATATAGAAAAAGCACTTGTATTTATGTACTTAGAGGACAAAGATTATAATGAAATATCAGAAACCTTAGGTATAAGTGAAGTTAATGCTAGAGTTAAAATGAATCGTATCAAAACGAAATTAAAACAAATAATTAATCCGTAA
- a CDS encoding aspartate-semialdehyde dehydrogenase, protein MKIAVVGATGMVGEVMLQVLAERNFPITELIPVASEKSIGKEIEFEGKSYKVVGMQTAVEMKPEIAIFSAGGETSKEWAPKFAAVGTTVIDNSSAWRMDPTKKLVVPEINANVLTKDDKIIANPNCSTIQMVMVLAPLHKKYDIKRVIVSTYQSITGTGVKAVRQLENEYAGIKEEMAYKYPIHRNLIPQCDVFEENGYTKEEMKLVRETQKILDDKTIAVTATAVRVPVVGGHSEAVNVEFEKDFELSEVRAILHEMSGVTVQDNIDTFTFPMPLYAEGKNDVFVGRIRRDESQPNTLNLWIVADNLRKGAATNAVQIAEYLMANNLV, encoded by the coding sequence ATGAAAATAGCTGTTGTAGGTGCTACCGGTATGGTAGGAGAGGTGATGCTGCAAGTTTTAGCAGAGCGTAATTTTCCAATCACAGAGTTAATTCCTGTGGCTTCTGAAAAATCAATTGGAAAAGAAATAGAATTTGAGGGAAAATCCTATAAAGTAGTTGGAATGCAAACAGCGGTTGAAATGAAGCCTGAAATAGCTATTTTTTCTGCTGGAGGAGAGACTTCTAAGGAATGGGCTCCTAAATTTGCAGCAGTTGGAACAACTGTTATTGATAATTCGTCTGCTTGGCGTATGGATCCTACTAAAAAGTTAGTAGTTCCTGAAATCAATGCAAATGTTTTAACTAAAGACGATAAGATTATTGCCAATCCTAACTGTTCAACTATTCAGATGGTAATGGTTTTAGCACCTTTACATAAAAAATATGATATCAAGCGTGTTATAGTTTCTACTTATCAGTCTATTACAGGAACAGGGGTTAAAGCAGTAAGGCAGTTAGAAAATGAATATGCAGGTATAAAAGAAGAAATGGCTTATAAATATCCTATTCATCGTAATCTAATCCCACAATGTGATGTTTTTGAGGAAAACGGTTATACAAAAGAAGAGATGAAATTAGTTCGTGAAACTCAAAAAATTTTAGATGATAAAACAATTGCGGTTACAGCTACAGCTGTAAGGGTTCCCGTAGTAGGAGGTCATAGTGAAGCTGTAAATGTAGAATTTGAAAAAGATTTTGAATTATCGGAGGTGCGAGCTATTTTACATGAAATGTCAGGAGTAACTGTACAAGATAATATAGATACTTTTACTTTTCCAATGCCTTTATATGCAGAGGGGAAAAATGATGTTTTTGTAGGTAGAATTCGTCGAGATGAAAGTCAACCTAATACATTAAATTTGTGGATTGTAGCTGATAATTTAAGAAAAGGAGCGGCAACTAATGCTGTACAGATCGCAGAATATCTAATGGCTAATAATTTAGTTTAA